Proteins from a single region of Scylla paramamosain isolate STU-SP2022 chromosome 13, ASM3559412v1, whole genome shotgun sequence:
- the LOC135106380 gene encoding zinc metalloproteinase nas-15-like — MKGQAWALFAVVWAAVWVWADGAMPPKRSSDPNVIMNSIGAPLPAIPKNLVFGDPPNLASDVLGPPFNPNDFAPLDSQIAHDPVENPTGEDPILFAGRFEGDIILEGPDELMAILGQSRKGRNMIKDHSKKWPGGVVPYVVSSSYDATERGIIAKAMNEIQAHSCISFVPKVNHRNYIHIIKSSGCSSTVGMKGNEQAVTLDTNCVYHGVVIHELMHALGLWHEHSRFDRDSHIKILYQNVANKMEYNFEKYGKDKIEINGVPYDLESLMHYGGTAFAKDPSLKTIVPLVPNSNMGQRRGMSVYDKKKLKIMYCEKNSVTGGAPVSLGECANTHPDCEMWAMTKQCEENPNYMLVSCCKACQSRCKDRDANCKAWAATGECTKNPNYMTVYCIESCGLCPSATAGGGGEGGGGGGGGGGGGGGGGGSCMDNHKYCSAWQKSNQCAANPNYMLKECKKSCGVC; from the exons ATGAAAG GTCAAGCATGGGCACTCTTCGCGGTGGTGTGGGCGGCGGTATGGGTGTGGGCGGATGGCGCAATGCCACCAAAGCGATCTTCCGACCCTAATGTCATCATGAACAGCATTGGGGCGCCGCTCCCTGCCATCCCTAAGAACTTGGTCTTTGGCGACCCTCCTAAT CTTGCTAGTGATGTCCTCGGTCCACCTTTCAATCCAAACGACTTCGCCCCGCTTGACTCTCAGATCG CCCATGACCCAGTGGAGAACCCCACGGGTGAGGATCCCATTCTCTTTGCCGGGCGCTTTGAGGGCGACATTATTTTGGAGGGCCCAGATGAACTAATGGCCATCCTTGGACAGAGCAGAAAG GGTcgtaatatgataaaagatcATTCTAAGAAGTGGCCAGGTGGAGTCGTTCCCTACGTTGTGTCTTCATCATACG ATGCAACAGAGAGGGGGATTATAGCCAAAGCCATGAACGAAATACAGGCCCACTCCTGCATCTCATTCGTGCCCAAAGTGAACCATCGAAACTACATTCACATCATAAAGAGTAGTGG GTGTTCAAGTACAGTGGGAATGAAGGGTAACGAGCAAGCAGTGACCCTGGATACGAACTGTGTGTACCATGGCGTTGTGATACATGAACTGATGCACGCCCTAGGTCTCTGGCACGAACACTCCCGCTTCGACCGAGATTCCCACATCAAGATCCTGTACCAAAATGTAGCGAACAAGATGGAATATAACTTTGAGAAGTACGGCAAGGACAAGATTGAGATCAACGGTGTGCCCTACGACCTGG AGTCCCTCATGCACTACGGGGGTACAGCCTTCGCCAAGGACCCGAGTCTCAAGACGATTGTGCCACTGGTTCCCAATTCAAACATGGGACAGCGCCGAGGAATGTCTGTT TATGACaagaaaaagctgaaaattATGTACTGCGAAAAGAACAGTGTCACCGGTGGTGCCCCag tcTCTCTAGGGGAGTGTGCGAACACTCACCCTGACTGCGAGATGTGGGCCATGACTAAGCAGTGTGAGGAGAACCCCAATTATATGCTGGTTTCCTGCTGCAAGGCTTGCCAATCAA GGTGCAAGGATCGCGACGCGAACTGCAAGGCCTGGGCTGCCACCGGAGAATGCACCAAGAATCCTAACTACATGACTGTCTACTGCATCGAATCCTGCGGGTTGTGTCCTTCCGCTACAG CTGGAGgcggaggtgaaggtggaggtggaggtggaggtggaggtggaggaggaggaggaggaggaggaagctgcatGGATAACCACAAGTACTGTTCTGCCTGGCAAAAGAGTAATCAGTGTGCAGCCAATCCAAATTATATGTTGAAGGAATGCAAGAAGTCTTGCGGCGTGTGCTGA